A stretch of the Streptomyces sp. WMMB303 genome encodes the following:
- a CDS encoding beta-ketoacyl-[acyl-carrier-protein] synthase family protein, whose protein sequence is MSGTGRPVAVTGLGLVTPAGLGTEQTWRRVCSGRATAAEDPALAGAPVGLSCRVEGFDPRRHVGGSQPWRDDRFTQFALVAAREAVRDAALEPRAWDGARIAVVLGSAAGGVGTYEEQHHRFLTTGHRAVSPLTLPAFLPNMAAGRLAIDLEAHGPVLHAATACASGATALAVAAMLLDADACDVAVAGGSDAMVTPLCATAFARAGALSRRSGDPPGASRPFDTERDGFVLAEGAGVLVLERAADAAARRAPVRALLAGHGSSTDAHHTVAPEPAGRQLRRAAEQALDRAGAARADVDHVNAHGTGTPLNDRTEGAVLQSLFAGGPAITSTKGVTGHMMGAAGAVEAALTVLAVQHGTVPPTANFHGADPGARELDLVHRAARSRPVGLALSNSCGFGGHNVVLAFASAATSAG, encoded by the coding sequence GTGAGCGGCACCGGCCGTCCGGTGGCGGTGACCGGTCTGGGCCTGGTGACTCCGGCGGGCCTGGGCACCGAGCAGACCTGGCGGCGGGTGTGCTCGGGCCGTGCCACCGCGGCGGAGGATCCGGCACTCGCCGGGGCGCCGGTCGGACTCTCGTGCCGGGTCGAAGGGTTCGACCCCCGCCGGCACGTGGGCGGCTCCCAGCCCTGGCGGGACGACAGGTTCACCCAGTTCGCCCTGGTGGCTGCCCGGGAGGCGGTGCGGGACGCCGCCTTGGAGCCGCGCGCCTGGGACGGCGCACGAATCGCGGTGGTCCTGGGCTCGGCGGCCGGCGGCGTAGGCACCTACGAGGAGCAGCATCACAGGTTCCTCACCACCGGGCACCGCGCGGTCTCCCCGCTCACCCTGCCCGCCTTCCTGCCGAACATGGCAGCCGGCCGGCTCGCCATCGACCTGGAAGCGCACGGACCGGTACTGCATGCCGCGACCGCCTGCGCCTCGGGCGCGACCGCGCTGGCCGTCGCGGCCATGCTGCTGGACGCAGACGCCTGCGACGTCGCCGTCGCCGGCGGCAGCGACGCCATGGTGACCCCGCTGTGCGCGACGGCCTTCGCCCGGGCGGGGGCCCTCTCCCGCCGGAGCGGCGATCCGCCGGGTGCCTCGCGCCCGTTCGACACCGAGCGGGACGGCTTCGTCCTGGCCGAGGGCGCCGGAGTGCTGGTGCTGGAACGTGCCGCGGACGCGGCGGCGCGGCGTGCACCCGTCCGCGCCCTGCTCGCCGGGCACGGTTCGTCGACCGACGCGCACCACACCGTGGCGCCGGAGCCGGCGGGCCGCCAACTGCGGAGAGCGGCGGAGCAGGCGCTGGACCGGGCCGGTGCCGCCCGCGCGGATGTCGACCACGTCAACGCCCACGGCACCGGAACCCCGCTCAACGACCGTACCGAGGGGGCTGTGCTGCAATCCCTCTTCGCCGGTGGCCCCGCGATCACCTCCACCAAGGGGGTCACCGGGCACATGATGGGCGCGGCCGGAGCCGTGGAGGCGGCACTGACCGTGCTGGCCGTGCAGCACGGAACGGTACCGCCGACCGCCAACTTCCACGGCGCCGACCCCGGGGCCCGGGAACTCGATCTCGTGCACAGGGCCGCGCGTTCCCGGCCCGTGGGGCTGGCCCTCAGCAACTCCTGCGGTTTCGGCGGCCACAACGTGGTGCTGGCGTTCGCCTCCGCTGCTACGTCGGCGGGTTGA
- a CDS encoding acyl carrier protein, whose translation MDSVHDQVITALTDKFDIPAEGIAPGVTLTELGLDSLAVTELLVTLQEQYAVGPPDDAVTGEATPDDVAALVRKLQSGESRPAGQGTQE comes from the coding sequence ATGGACTCCGTCCACGACCAAGTGATCACTGCGCTCACCGACAAGTTCGACATCCCCGCGGAGGGCATCGCGCCCGGCGTGACCCTGACCGAACTCGGCCTGGATTCCCTCGCCGTCACCGAACTCCTGGTCACACTCCAGGAACAGTACGCTGTCGGCCCGCCCGATGACGCGGTCACCGGCGAGGCCACACCCGATGACGTCGCGGCACTGGTGCGGAAGCTGCAGAGCGGGGAGTCGCGGCCCGCCGGGCAGGGGACGCAGGAGTGA
- a CDS encoding beta-ketoacyl-ACP synthase 3, which yields MASRTPPHDGRAGVVCGIGASLPPAQRSNADVAREGDLATSDEWIRSRTGIARRRRAGPGIATGDLAAAAGGAALESSGGAAPDLVLLATTTPDRRCPATAPEVAHRLALGPVPAFDLAAVCSGFVYALTVATGLVRSGFCERPLVIGAETYSTIVDPRDRDTAVIFGDGAGAVLLRAGERGEPGEVLAWDLGADGAGSDLIAIAAGGSAAPGASDRPPRDHRYLRMRGREVYAHAVRRMTESSRTVLRRADWPASALGAFIGHQANQRILDTVGDRLGVAAECRFGNIRDVGNTAAASVALALADTAARGVVRPGAPTLLTAFGGGLTWGSIALTWPEARTCADTPAGPATSAEERPPHGPDLPHETNRPQNRQQREEDPWTPSTTK from the coding sequence GTGGCGTCCAGGACACCCCCGCACGACGGGCGGGCCGGTGTGGTGTGCGGTATCGGTGCCTCGCTGCCCCCCGCGCAGCGGAGCAACGCGGACGTGGCGCGCGAGGGGGACCTCGCCACCAGCGACGAGTGGATCCGCTCGCGCACCGGTATCGCGCGCCGCCGCCGCGCGGGCCCCGGCATCGCCACCGGGGACCTGGCAGCGGCCGCCGGAGGGGCCGCGCTGGAGTCGTCGGGCGGCGCCGCGCCCGACCTGGTGCTGCTGGCCACGACGACACCGGACCGGCGCTGTCCCGCGACGGCTCCGGAGGTGGCGCACCGGCTGGCCCTGGGGCCCGTTCCCGCCTTCGACCTGGCTGCGGTCTGCTCGGGGTTCGTCTACGCGCTGACCGTGGCCACCGGGCTGGTCCGGTCCGGGTTCTGCGAACGGCCCCTGGTCATCGGCGCGGAGACCTACTCCACCATCGTCGACCCCCGGGACCGGGACACCGCCGTCATCTTCGGCGACGGCGCGGGTGCGGTGCTGCTGCGCGCCGGAGAGCGCGGGGAACCGGGCGAGGTGCTCGCCTGGGATCTGGGCGCGGACGGTGCCGGCAGCGACCTGATCGCCATCGCCGCGGGCGGCTCCGCCGCGCCCGGCGCCTCGGACCGGCCACCGCGGGACCACCGGTATCTGCGGATGCGGGGAAGGGAGGTGTACGCGCACGCGGTGCGCCGGATGACGGAGTCGTCCCGGACCGTCCTGCGGCGGGCGGACTGGCCGGCATCGGCGCTCGGCGCGTTCATCGGACACCAGGCCAACCAGCGGATCCTGGACACGGTCGGCGACCGGCTCGGCGTCGCGGCCGAGTGCCGCTTCGGCAACATCCGCGACGTCGGCAACACCGCGGCCGCCTCCGTCGCACTGGCCCTCGCCGACACCGCGGCCCGCGGTGTGGTGCGGCCGGGTGCCCCCACCCTGCTGACCGCCTTCGGAGGCGGACTCACCTGGGGGTCGATCGCCCTGACCTGGCCCGAAGCCCGGACGTGTGCCGACACCCCGGCCGGACCGGCCACTTCGGCCGAGGAGCGGCCACCCCACGGCCCGGACCTGCCACACGAGACGAACCGGCCACAGAACCGACAACAGCGGGAGGAAGACCCATGGACTCCGTCCACGACCAAGTGA
- a CDS encoding SDR family NAD(P)-dependent oxidoreductase, with protein MNTTTLTTAEAFRLDGIRALVTGASRGIGRAVALAFADAGADLVLSARTSAALEDTAAEVARRGRTAALAPADFSEPSAAGAVVDRAADALGGLDAVVHNAGILPGGPDGTPNVAPLQHTRQEDWDAVVTVNLNASAALCRHAHPHLKASRRASLVLMSSVAGAVGTPMMEAYAATKAGQVSLARSLAVGWAREGIRVNALCPGWARTDMTSFASGTAAVSDWLMAHVPMGRWAEPQEAAWAALYLASPAAAYLTGQALLLDGGLSVPDGGLAGIPKPASPFAEV; from the coding sequence ATGAACACCACCACCCTCACCACCGCCGAGGCGTTCCGGCTCGACGGCATCCGCGCCCTGGTGACCGGCGCGTCGCGCGGAATCGGCCGGGCCGTCGCGCTCGCCTTCGCCGACGCGGGCGCCGACCTGGTGCTGTCGGCGCGTACTTCGGCGGCGCTCGAGGACACCGCCGCCGAGGTCGCACGCCGCGGGCGGACAGCCGCCCTGGCTCCCGCCGACTTCTCGGAGCCGTCCGCCGCCGGGGCCGTGGTCGACCGGGCGGCCGACGCGCTGGGCGGACTCGACGCCGTCGTCCACAACGCCGGCATCCTGCCCGGCGGCCCCGACGGTACACCGAACGTCGCGCCCCTGCAGCACACGCGGCAGGAGGACTGGGACGCCGTGGTGACCGTCAATCTCAACGCCTCCGCCGCGCTGTGCCGGCACGCCCATCCGCACCTCAAGGCGTCCCGCCGGGCCTCTCTGGTGCTGATGTCCTCGGTGGCCGGAGCCGTGGGCACCCCGATGATGGAGGCGTACGCGGCGACCAAGGCCGGACAGGTCTCTCTGGCCCGCAGCCTGGCCGTCGGGTGGGCACGCGAGGGCATCCGCGTGAACGCGCTGTGCCCCGGGTGGGCCCGCACCGACATGACCTCGTTCGCCTCGGGCACCGCCGCGGTCTCCGACTGGCTGATGGCGCACGTGCCGATGGGCCGCTGGGCCGAACCGCAGGAGGCCGCGTGGGCCGCGCTGTACCTGGCCTCGCCCGCGGCCGCCTATCTGACCGGGCAGGCGCTGCTGCTGGACGGCGGACTGTCGGTCCCGGACGGCGGTCTCGCCGGCATCCCCAAGCCCGCCTCCCCCTTCGCGGAGGTGTGA
- a CDS encoding ketoacyl-ACP synthase III produces MTTTLPTPGAVSAPAPRPPAIGVLGMGTHLPAGRRSNDEVARSAGVSPGWITERTGVHNRHAAAPDEAASDLAAAAVRSAVAAAGIDSEQLDLLILATSTPDELGPATACRVQALTKARNAVALDVSAACSGWLFAVRVAHDHLRSDACSRYAAVVGVEAYSKFLDPADRATAVLFADGAAASVLGPVPAGEGFADFHLGSDGVLADHVLIPAGGSRAPASSGTLAAGRHTIRMDGRAVRDFIAEMFPALVADGLARNRLRMEDIDAFVAHQPNPRLLRTVGTSLGIPPGRLPIVADEVGNIGAASTPYALAATAADGALPRGGRVLLTTIGAGMTWGSALLTWSGAPVIRTAPAPESTERSPR; encoded by the coding sequence GTGACCACGACCCTGCCCACCCCCGGCGCCGTCTCGGCGCCCGCCCCGCGGCCGCCCGCCATCGGCGTGCTCGGCATGGGCACCCATCTGCCCGCCGGGCGGCGCTCCAACGACGAGGTCGCCCGGTCGGCCGGAGTCAGCCCCGGCTGGATCACCGAACGGACCGGCGTACACAACCGGCACGCGGCCGCCCCGGACGAGGCCGCCTCCGACCTGGCGGCTGCCGCGGTACGGTCCGCCGTGGCGGCGGCCGGCATCGACAGCGAGCAGCTCGATCTCCTGATCCTGGCCACCTCCACCCCCGACGAGCTGGGACCCGCCACCGCCTGCCGCGTCCAGGCCCTCACCAAGGCCCGCAACGCGGTCGCCCTCGATGTCAGCGCGGCCTGCTCGGGCTGGCTGTTCGCGGTCCGGGTCGCGCACGACCACCTGCGCTCCGACGCCTGTTCCCGGTACGCGGCGGTGGTGGGGGTCGAGGCGTACTCGAAGTTCCTCGACCCCGCCGACCGGGCCACCGCCGTGCTGTTCGCCGACGGCGCCGCCGCCTCGGTGCTGGGCCCGGTTCCCGCGGGGGAGGGGTTCGCCGACTTCCACCTCGGCTCCGACGGCGTCCTCGCCGACCATGTGCTGATCCCCGCAGGGGGGAGCCGGGCGCCCGCCAGCTCCGGCACTCTCGCCGCGGGCCGGCACACCATCCGGATGGACGGCCGCGCCGTGCGGGACTTCATCGCCGAGATGTTCCCCGCCCTCGTCGCCGACGGCCTGGCCCGCAACCGGCTGCGGATGGAGGACATCGACGCCTTCGTCGCCCACCAGCCCAACCCCAGGCTGCTGCGCACGGTCGGCACGTCGCTGGGCATCCCGCCGGGCAGGCTCCCGATCGTCGCGGACGAGGTCGGCAACATCGGCGCCGCCTCGACGCCCTACGCGCTGGCCGCCACGGCCGCCGACGGTGCCCTGCCGCGCGGCGGCCGCGTCCTGCTCACCACCATCGGCGCCGGGATGACCTGGGGCAGCGCGCTGCTCACCTGGAGCGGCGCCCCCGTCATCCGCACCGCCCCCGCCCCGGAATCCACGGAACGGAGCCCACGATGA
- a CDS encoding acyltransferase domain-containing protein: protein MPSASDRPELSARGAAAPDFVHIFPGQGDFAVSPLVSAVRAHPVLRAAAEEVFAQVDAVSGSYGVPALGPALLGSTPPSGRTLAAGPVGTPQVALFGASMTIHRALCAIGAAPRRIVAVSFGEIAALTAAGVFDIPDGTRIACRLSRYLSRCRGGMTLLAAGEDRARELIDAAGSRRVSVACVNDPQETVLSGPTHELSQAEACAERYGVAAVRLRLPFASHHPSLSSYAEGFAAAIRTLPSRPAHTPVHSAVHGGPYSRGDDPYQGLAACLTHPVLLPPVLERAATQGPALLLEAGTGQTLTRNARRVLAGHDLVAARSPLTEPAFPWERPHRLNRCPDARSAGSEEPGANRREQHGVIV, encoded by the coding sequence ATGCCCTCAGCATCCGACCGACCCGAGCTGTCCGCCCGGGGCGCGGCCGCTCCCGACTTCGTTCATATCTTCCCGGGCCAGGGGGATTTCGCCGTCTCACCACTGGTGTCGGCCGTCCGCGCGCACCCCGTGCTCCGCGCCGCGGCCGAGGAGGTGTTCGCCCAGGTCGACGCGGTCAGCGGCAGCTACGGAGTGCCCGCGCTGGGCCCCGCGCTGCTCGGCAGCACACCGCCCAGCGGCCGGACCCTGGCGGCCGGCCCGGTGGGCACCCCGCAAGTGGCACTGTTCGGAGCGTCCATGACGATCCACCGGGCGCTGTGCGCCATCGGCGCGGCACCCCGGCGGATCGTCGCCGTGAGCTTCGGGGAGATCGCCGCGCTCACCGCCGCGGGGGTCTTCGACATCCCCGACGGGACCCGGATCGCCTGCAGGCTCTCGCGCTATCTGAGCCGCTGCCGCGGCGGCATGACCTTGCTCGCGGCCGGCGAGGACCGGGCGCGGGAGCTGATCGACGCGGCGGGGTCCCGCCGGGTGTCCGTGGCCTGTGTCAACGACCCGCAGGAGACGGTCCTGAGTGGCCCGACGCATGAGCTCTCGCAGGCCGAGGCGTGCGCCGAGCGGTACGGAGTGGCAGCGGTCCGGCTCCGGCTGCCCTTCGCCTCCCACCATCCCTCGCTGAGCTCGTACGCCGAGGGGTTCGCGGCCGCGATCCGCACCCTGCCGTCCCGACCGGCCCACACGCCCGTGCACTCGGCCGTCCACGGTGGCCCCTACAGCAGGGGGGACGACCCGTACCAGGGACTCGCCGCCTGCCTGACCCACCCGGTGCTGCTGCCCCCGGTGCTGGAGCGGGCCGCGACCCAGGGGCCGGCCCTGCTGCTGGAGGCCGGTACCGGTCAGACGCTCACCCGCAACGCCCGCCGGGTCCTGGCCGGGCACGACCTGGTCGCGGCGCGCAGCCCGCTCACCGAACCGGCCTTCCCCTGGGAGCGGCCGCACCGGCTCAACCGGTGCCCCGACGCACGGTCGGCCGGGAGCGAGGAGCCCGGCGCGAACCGCCGCGAGCAGCACGGGGTGATCGTGTGA
- a CDS encoding hydrogenase maturation protease — translation MDSGGPDSGRQATAETVRVIVIGVGNTFRGDDGAGPAAVARLRARMPPDGTAAGVRTVCCDGDPVRLVDLWTDAALAVVVDAARAEPACPGRIHRLEPGATWPVRTTSSHGLGLGYAVALAHALGRLPGRLVVYAVEAADGSPGEGLTPAVAAALDPLVRRIRAEISHAGAALPVEQRH, via the coding sequence ATGGACAGCGGCGGCCCGGACAGCGGGCGGCAGGCGACGGCGGAGACGGTGCGCGTCATCGTCATCGGGGTCGGCAACACCTTCCGCGGGGACGACGGCGCCGGGCCGGCGGCCGTCGCCCGGCTGCGGGCCCGAATGCCCCCCGACGGGACGGCGGCAGGCGTGCGCACGGTGTGCTGCGACGGCGATCCGGTACGCCTGGTCGACCTGTGGACGGATGCCGCACTCGCGGTCGTGGTGGACGCGGCACGCGCCGAACCGGCGTGCCCGGGGCGCATCCACCGACTGGAGCCGGGCGCGACGTGGCCGGTGCGCACCACCAGCAGTCACGGACTCGGTCTGGGATACGCCGTGGCGCTGGCCCATGCGCTCGGAAGGCTGCCCGGGCGGCTGGTGGTCTACGCGGTCGAAGCAGCGGACGGCTCGCCGGGCGAGGGGCTGACCCCCGCGGTGGCCGCGGCCCTCGACCCGCTCGTGCGGCGGATCCGCGCGGAGATCTCCCACGCGGGCGCGGCGCTGCCGGTCGAGCAACGCCACTGA
- a CDS encoding 4Fe-4S dicluster domain-containing protein gives MAAAPAPTETEDTRCVLDREGIDALVRKLRADGRTVVGPTVRDSAIVLDELAGAQELPWGWGVELEAGHYRIVRRSDGAAFAHSAGPQSWKNFLHPERVRQWTADRGEDGAMTVREEPLSPVSYAFLGVRPCDLSAVRIQDRVMTGGRHRDETYRERRTGAFLIVVECTEPGATCFCVSMGTGPAAHPGYDLALTEVVDAAGHRFLARAGTPEGAELLRRLPHRPADDATSSAARRGVEDAAGRMGRTMPPASLRELMAGSLDAARWDDVAARCLTCGNCTMACPTCFCTTSEDVTDLTGDHAERWRRWESCYDLDFSHLPGGSVRASSRSRYRQWLTHKLGTWWDQFGSSGCVGCGRCIVWCPVGIDITEEAHALHQERLQRQDGREEGAR, from the coding sequence ATGGCCGCCGCGCCGGCACCCACGGAGACCGAGGACACGCGCTGCGTGCTGGACCGAGAGGGCATCGACGCCCTGGTGCGGAAGCTGCGGGCCGACGGGCGCACCGTCGTCGGACCCACCGTGCGGGACAGCGCCATCGTGCTGGACGAACTCGCCGGTGCCCAGGAGTTGCCCTGGGGATGGGGAGTGGAGCTGGAGGCGGGCCACTACCGGATCGTGCGCCGGAGCGACGGTGCGGCGTTCGCCCACAGCGCGGGGCCGCAGTCCTGGAAGAACTTCCTCCACCCCGAGCGGGTGCGGCAGTGGACGGCCGACCGGGGAGAGGACGGCGCGATGACGGTCCGGGAGGAACCTCTCTCGCCCGTCTCCTACGCGTTCCTGGGGGTGCGACCCTGCGATCTGAGCGCCGTGCGGATCCAGGACCGGGTGATGACCGGCGGCCGGCACCGGGACGAGACCTACCGGGAACGCCGCACGGGCGCGTTCCTGATCGTCGTGGAGTGCACCGAACCGGGCGCCACCTGCTTCTGCGTCTCCATGGGCACCGGGCCCGCCGCCCACCCCGGCTACGATCTGGCGCTGACCGAGGTGGTGGACGCGGCGGGCCACCGCTTCCTGGCCCGCGCCGGGACGCCGGAGGGCGCGGAACTGCTGCGGCGGCTGCCGCACCGCCCGGCCGACGACGCGACGAGCAGTGCGGCGCGGCGCGGCGTCGAGGACGCCGCGGGGCGGATGGGCCGCACGATGCCCCCGGCGAGTCTGCGGGAGCTGATGGCGGGCAGTCTGGACGCCGCGCGCTGGGACGATGTCGCCGCGCGCTGCCTCACCTGCGGCAACTGCACGATGGCCTGCCCCACCTGCTTCTGCACCACCAGCGAGGACGTGACCGACCTGACGGGAGATCACGCCGAGCGCTGGCGGCGCTGGGAGTCCTGCTACGACCTGGACTTCTCCCATCTTCCGGGCGGCTCGGTCCGCGCCTCGTCGCGCAGCCGCTACCGGCAGTGGCTCACGCACAAGCTCGGGACGTGGTGGGACCAGTTCGGCAGCTCGGGGTGTGTGGGATGCGGCCGCTGCATCGTCTGGTGCCCGGTCGGCATCGACATCACCGAGGAGGCGCACGCTCTGCACCAGGAGCGGCTGCAGCGGCAGGACGGACGAGAGGAGGGTGCGCGGTGA
- a CDS encoding cyclic nucleotide-binding domain-containing protein: MRHAGVLAALREGPRARLLALGREVSFGAGTRIFEEGERADRFWIIRNGTVSLDIHVPGGPAAVVDTLGPERLLGWSWLCPPHQWHLGAEAVGRVRAWEFDAAEVLSLCEGDHELDHELLRYVVEVIGRRLRAARTRLLDLYGPYGSGPQP; the protein is encoded by the coding sequence GTGAGGCACGCCGGGGTACTGGCCGCGCTGCGCGAGGGCCCCCGCGCGCGCCTGCTGGCCCTGGGTCGCGAAGTGTCCTTCGGCGCCGGGACACGGATCTTCGAGGAGGGCGAGCGGGCCGACCGGTTCTGGATCATCCGCAACGGCACCGTGAGCCTCGACATCCACGTCCCCGGCGGCCCCGCGGCCGTGGTCGACACGCTGGGCCCGGAGCGGCTGCTGGGCTGGTCGTGGCTGTGCCCGCCGCACCAGTGGCACCTGGGCGCCGAGGCCGTCGGGCGGGTGCGTGCCTGGGAGTTCGACGCGGCGGAGGTGCTCTCGCTGTGCGAGGGCGACCACGAGCTCGACCACGAACTGCTCCGCTATGTGGTGGAGGTGATCGGCCGGCGGCTGCGCGCCGCGCGTACCCGGCTGCTCGACCTCTACGGCCCTTACGGAAGTGGACCGCAGCCGTGA
- a CDS encoding FAD/NAD(P)-binding protein, which translates to MTAVPLPYRVVDNRAESADTRTLVLEPVGETLTGFRPGRFAMLYAFGVGEIPVSVAGLRDGVLSHTVRGVGAVSRALCAVRPGEQVGVRGPFGTEWDLPSAGGDLLVVAGGIGLAPLRPLVRAALAAPQAHGRLNVLIGARTPHDLLYRDELAGWGQPYCGVTVDRPAPGWEGEVGVVTALLDQASFTPGDTTAFLCGPEVMIRATARELRHRGVPAHRIRVSLERNMHCATGHCGHCQLGPLLLCRDGPVVGYDRAEPLLAVREL; encoded by the coding sequence GTGACCGCGGTCCCCCTCCCCTACCGCGTGGTGGACAACCGGGCCGAGAGCGCCGACACCCGGACCCTCGTGCTGGAACCGGTCGGGGAGACGCTGACGGGCTTCAGGCCGGGCCGGTTCGCGATGCTCTACGCCTTCGGGGTCGGCGAGATCCCGGTGTCGGTCGCGGGGCTGCGGGACGGTGTGCTCAGCCACACCGTCCGGGGCGTCGGTGCGGTCTCCCGGGCCCTGTGCGCGGTGCGGCCCGGCGAGCAGGTAGGGGTGCGCGGCCCGTTCGGTACGGAGTGGGACCTGCCGTCGGCGGGCGGGGACCTGCTGGTGGTGGCGGGCGGCATCGGTCTGGCACCGCTGCGGCCGTTGGTGCGGGCCGCGCTGGCCGCGCCTCAGGCGCACGGCAGGCTGAACGTCCTGATCGGCGCCCGCACTCCGCACGACCTGCTGTACCGGGACGAGCTGGCCGGCTGGGGGCAGCCGTACTGCGGCGTGACGGTGGACCGTCCGGCCCCGGGCTGGGAGGGCGAGGTGGGAGTGGTGACCGCACTGCTCGACCAGGCGTCCTTCACCCCGGGGGACACGACCGCCTTCCTCTGCGGCCCGGAGGTCATGATCCGGGCCACCGCCCGTGAACTGCGGCACCGCGGCGTGCCCGCGCACCGGATCCGGGTCTCCCTCGAACGGAACATGCACTGCGCCACAGGTCACTGCGGCCACTGCCAGCTCGGGCCGCTGCTGCTGTGCCGGGACGGCCCGGTGGTCGGGTACGACCGGGCGGAGCCCCTCCTCGCCGTACGGGAGCTGTGA
- a CDS encoding oxidoreductase encodes MTGSDRPRLGVFKFASCDGCQLTLLDCEEELLPLAAELEVAHFAEASSDIRPGPYQLSLVEGSVSTPEHLERVRRIRAESRHLVTIGACATAGGIQALRNSADGDAFRATVYAEPEYIESLATSTPISAHVPVDFELRGCPIDRGQLLEVITSFLAGRRPDIPDHSVCFACKRRGTTCLPVARGIPCLGPVTHAGCGALCPAYGRGCYGCFGPSASTNMPAMIPLLRSDGMSDEDIVRFLHTYNVEDFAALEPPGVLDEDD; translated from the coding sequence ATGACCGGGTCCGACCGTCCACGCCTGGGTGTCTTCAAGTTCGCCTCCTGCGACGGCTGCCAACTGACTCTGCTGGACTGCGAGGAGGAATTGCTCCCCCTGGCGGCCGAGCTGGAGGTCGCGCACTTCGCCGAGGCGTCGAGCGACATCCGGCCGGGCCCCTATCAGCTCTCGCTGGTCGAGGGCTCGGTCTCCACTCCCGAGCATCTCGAGCGCGTCCGCCGCATCCGCGCCGAGTCCCGCCACCTGGTGACCATCGGCGCGTGCGCGACGGCGGGAGGCATCCAGGCCCTGCGCAACTCCGCGGACGGCGACGCCTTCCGTGCGACGGTCTACGCGGAGCCCGAATACATCGAGAGCCTCGCCACGTCCACGCCCATCTCGGCGCATGTGCCGGTCGACTTCGAACTGCGCGGGTGCCCGATCGACCGGGGGCAGCTCCTGGAGGTCATCACCTCCTTTCTGGCCGGCCGCCGACCGGACATCCCCGATCACAGCGTGTGCTTCGCCTGCAAGCGCCGCGGCACCACCTGCCTGCCCGTCGCGCGCGGCATCCCCTGCCTGGGGCCGGTGACCCACGCCGGGTGCGGTGCCCTGTGCCCGGCCTACGGACGCGGCTGCTACGGGTGCTTCGGGCCGTCCGCCTCCACGAACATGCCCGCCATGATCCCGTTGCTGCGCAGCGACGGGATGAGCGACGAGGACATCGTGCGCTTCCTGCACACCTACAACGTCGAGGACTTCGCCGCGCTCGAACCGCCCGGCGTGCTGGACGAGGACGACTGA